The Molothrus aeneus isolate 106 chromosome 9, BPBGC_Maene_1.0, whole genome shotgun sequence region CATGGGGCTGTCTCAACCCAGGTACAGCCCTCCTGCCACCAACTCAGGGCATAGTTTCTTCTCTGGAGTCAATCTTAAAGTCACAGTGTTGTCATCACCTGTCATTCCCTGTTCCTTTACACAGGGTAGATCTGCCTGTCATTTCTTTCTACCTTCTGTTTAAGTTGTGCCATTCTCACACTGCTCTCTCTCATCCAAAATCACTTTTCCTGCCCACTGATTGCCAACCTGCCTGCTGAAATAGTGGGTAACACACAAGTTACCCCATAATGAGAattctgctctcctggagctgagctgtttCCACCAGGTCCAGAAATTCAGCAAGAGCAATCGCAGGCTGAAGTCTTGATGTCAGAAAAGTTTTTAAAGTCCTTTATTCAACTTGCCTTTCTCCTTTTGTATTCAAAGCTGTACAACAATTTCCCATCTATAATGAAGTATTTACCTGGAGCCCaccaaacaatttttaaatactGGAAGGTTTTGGAAAATTTTATGCAAGAGCAGATCAACAAACACAAGGAGGACTGGAACCCCTCAGAGAGCCGGGACTACATCGACAGCTACCTGCTGGAGATCTCCAAGGTCAGCAATGGGGAGAAAACCCTCCTGGAGTGGGGCTGAGAAACCAGAAGGGATGGGAAACGAGCCCAGATTCTCTGAGCTGCCTGTGTAGCCTTTTATGAGCTCAGGACAGACATCAGGTTCAAGCCACTCATCAGCAGGATGGGGATGCGAGGGGTCAGCAGCATCTGCTGAAATCCTTGGGGTGGTCTGGACCAAGCCGGGTGCCAGGACACCCTCACTGTTCCTGTGGCACTAACACTCCTTCTCCTGAAGGACCACAACAGTGGCACCTTCCAGGAGGAGCACCTCATGGCCTGCTCACTTGACCTCATGTTTGCTGGGACTGAGACCACGTCCTCAACGCTCCGATGGGCTTTGCTGTTTATGGCCATACATCCAGAAATTCAAGGTACAATTTACAAAAACATATTTTGCCTTGCTCTTATCCCTCAAAGCTTTGTGAGAGACCAGTTGGGAGCGTCCCCACACTCACATAAGAGGTCCCTTGGTAGACCCTTACAGCAATACCCTTGTGTTGTTCCAAGGGTTTTTCCCTGGGCTCATTCCTGCTCTTTCCCAGCCCGGGTGCAAGCCGAGATCGATGCGGTCATTGGCCAGGCACGGTCACCAGCCCTGGAGGACAGGAACAAGCTGCACTACACCAACGCTGTCATCCATGAAGTGCAGAGGAAAGGCAACGTTATCCCTTTCAACGTGCCAAGAATGGCATCAGAGGACACCTACGTGGATGGCTACTACATCCCAAAGGTAAACTCCAGAGTGCTGGCTCTCCAGGGacactcccagctccccaggcacgGTGCCAGGCCAGCTCCCTCCTGTGCAgacactgtccctgccctgtccagAGTTCACTCCTGCTGAACATGGATTTTTCCATCCAACGTTCTCCAGCTCCCTGAGTAGTGCCCCACCCCACACATGCCTTCGAGGCACAggtcccagctcccagctcttaCAGGGACTTTAGCCCAAGATTACAACAGATAAAAATGATGCTGATGAGGGAAAATGCAGTTACATAACTGCACTTCCAAACAGACAAGAAGTAGAAAATCTGGGCTTGCAGTGGGATGTTGCACAAATAATTTCAGTAGAATTTGACTAAGGATGTTCTTCATGGAGAGGAGACTGGAAGATAAAACTGCCCCTcttgctggcagtgccagagaagtgtgatttatttttcttttttcctcttaggGCACTATTATAACGACAAATTTAACCTCTCTGCTGTTTGACAAGAATGAGTGGAAAACCCCTGATAGTTTTAACCCTGAGCACTTTCTGAAGGATGGGAAGTTCTggaaaaatgagtattttctACCATTTTCTACGGGTAAGATTTGCTGAATTATGGTCCACGTGGGCTTGAGTTTCCAACTGCAGGGTGGAGACAGGGAGGAAAACAGCAATGGAAAGGGCAGATGCACCCTGGAGGTGCTGATCAAAATGCTCCCATTGCCTCCCCAAAGCACCACAACCACACTTGGAGCCCTTTGTCTTTCACATGCACAGAAGAGAAATGAGGAGGAATAAAAAAACATGTAAATTCCAGAGAACTTAGGAACAACTTCACTGAGGCCATTGCTCTGCTTCCACATGGCTGAGCTCGCCAGGGGCCTGGTGAGCTCAGCCCCAGGAACCCTGGGGAACCCTCACCAGCAGCTTCCATGGGGAAATTGCTTTCAGCACCTGCTTTTACACCAGCACCACACATCTCTGGTAGCTCTCTTAGGTGAGCTGTCCCAGCATGGGCACATCCAGgtcatgtgtgtgtgtaaagtCATGCAGTCTGGGGGGAAGACCATGCTGTAATGCCAAAGTATTATTGGGAAGCTTGGTTTGGATTGAAAAACTCACCCAGGAATGGGGTAGCACAGCTGGACCACAGTCCTAAGGGCAGGCAGAAGcattttcagcagcaaaagcaCACTCTGAGGATGCTGTGGGTTCTGTCTCCACAGGGAAGCGTGcctgcctgggagagctgctggcccGCTCCgagctcttcctcttcttcacctccctgctccagaaaTTCACCTTCCAGGCACCCCCAGGCACCAcactcagcccccagcccatgATGGGCATCGCAATGGCCCCACAGCCCTACAAGATCTGTGCTGTGCCTCGCTAGGGGAGCCTGGGCCACCATCCTCACATGGAGAATCCTTTGTCAGGGCTGCTGAAAACAAGCCCTTGACAGCTCTAGTGGGAGGCTAGGtggtttatttctttcaaagcaATTGTAAAATCTTTTCACAATTAGACCTTGCACTCTGTATCCCATGATGGTGTGATCATGGGATCAGCCTAGGAGCTTCCAGGGCATTATTAGGCTTGCCCTATGGCACTGTAAATTAATGAGGGGCTTGGGGATTCCCTAATTTGGTGATGGATGGCCATGGTTCACCTTGGCAAAATGAGAGCCACTAGAGACTGCACTGTGGAGCCTCCCACTATGGCTGGGTACAGTGGGAGAGCAATACCAGCCTTTGTTTTATAACATTAACACATTAATTAATTTGACATTTCCTTAATATGTACTTATCTAAAAAACAGTCACTCTCTAAAACTTGTCTCATACATAATAAATCTGTATCAAAGCATTTTTGTCATGAAGTGTTCTGCCAAGTGAAGACCAGCACAGGCCGTGTCCAGCAGGGGCTGTAGGCTTTGGCCATGCCctgtgtctctgtccctgcactgAAGGAGGTTGGCACTGTAAAAGCAAAGGCAACTCCTACAGAAGTATGGAAAAAATGatcctggcagcacagctaGAATTACAATATGCAAAATCCTCTGTTTACCTGCCCAGCATCATGGAGTGGCTGCTGTGTCCAAGGGCAGAGGGGTGAGCTCCAGTTCAGCTGCACTCAACAgtctgaggaggaaaagggtGCCTTGGGAAATAACAGCAGCAAGTTACTATTTTGAACCATCATCTACACAATGAAACAGTCCCAAGATTGGCAGCCAATGGTTAACACCAGTAGGCACTGAACTGGGAAACAGCTGCACCCCAAGGAGCCTGTTGAGACCTCCAGGcagaagctgcagctcccaggagcaggatgggaaaTCAGGAAAtcagcacagcaccaggaacacacacctccagctcctgctctcctgctgaggaaatgagcagaaAGCAATCTTCTCCTTTTTTCAATTTTCCCTGGAGTACGACTCACCTCTTCCTAGAGGAAGCAAATTCCTCCCAGGTGAACGCAGCTtctggcacagctccttcaGCACTGGCTGGGTGGGGGTTCTGCCACCTCCTCTGATTTTCTGTGCCAGTGGAAACAAGAGTTTGGGCTGAGATACTGTTCCTGGTATTGAGGCTGTTTCACAGACCCGGTAAGGTGGAGAAATGAGGACACATGGTGGGACACAAACCAGTCCATTTATTAAATGCTGATTTGTCTCATCCCACTCCTAGGATGAGAACAGGTTCTCATCTCTCTCCTAGGGAGAACCTGGTCCGCCCCAGCTCTACACTCCCGCTCTCCTCATGCTAGCTGCCCTCCAACCTGCTGCTGGCATGGGCTCCTACACCTCCTGTTTCCAGCAGAAACAAGAAAGTAAATTGACTTTCTAGACCTGatctcctttcttttcattctcTGAGAGAAAGGGAAGGCTGCAAGTGGGCTGCATGCCTGGAATTGACTGGGGAACAGTGGTAAGTTTCTGCTGCGTGAGCAACTCCCAAAACAATTCCGGTGCACAGGTGTCATCTGACTGTTTTGTGGTACTTTTTCCCCCCAGTGCTTTGCTCAGAttcccatttcctttcccaaacTGCTGCTCTATCCAAAAGTTTCCTCCATAGACCTCTGCTCAGTTAAACTGCAAAAGAAGAATGCATTTCACAGGTTTCTTGAATATTTTGCCCCCTCCACCTAAACTATCTCCCACACGTGACTGACCAcagctcctcctttcctttgctCTCAGGGCTGTAATCCTGTGTTCCTCTTCCAGGGACACCCCTCACCtgaacacacagagctcctgctgcagtgcttgGCTCTTCAGGAGCTGCCAGAGGATGCAAACAGGGCCAGGACTGAACacatcctgcagctcagctcaggcttcctgcacagctgagcagctcttcccttctccctcacaCACCTGCCCACTTTGGTTTCAGTGTCTGAAACTGCTTTTATGTCCAGCCTCAGCAAGCAGGAAAACCAGTTCTTCCATAATGGCTTCACCCCCTCTGAGACAGGCCCTTCCACGCTGGGCAATCAATgcagctcctcatcctcagaTCTTCACTCCACAGGGCTGAAGGCTGCCAGTCTTCACCAACAGCACTTCTGGGCAGGGGGTAGTGCTCAGGGAATGAGAGCTGGCAATGGGACTAAGGATGGAGCACATAAGTCAcctgcagagcaggctggacagggcagTTTTCCCAACAAAAGCAAGAACAGTGATTTAGAGCTGTACCTGTGCTCTGTGTCCTCTCAGGTGGGGCTGAGAACAGGCACAGACCCTCACCCTCCTCAGCAGCAATAATTACTGAGGTCACTCTACAGCCCATCTGCAGAGGGGTTTAATCTTTCACTTCACAAGGCCCTTAGCCCAGCTCTCAGtctgggctgagcagagggagccaGCTTTGGGTGGGATGAATGAACTGGAAACAGCAGAGGAGAACAGCACAACTCATCCATACCCTCATTACAATACCTGTCTGTCCTGAACAGGGTATTTGAGGTGGTGTAAATGTACCAACATACAGAACCAGCTTGTGCATTGCCCAGAAACACCAGCTAGGGACCATTAAATACATGGCTTGGAATAAAGACACCAaagaattcattttaaaaatctttatgtgaatataaaaggattttttccaaagaaaaaaataaaaccaaaagtttaaaaattagtGCAATTTTTCCAGTTCTATGCAACACAGtgtttacatttgttttaaacAGAAGATGTAGACACCGATACACTGAAAACCTTAACttaggggaaggggaaaaagaaacaagtaaGAAAATTATTGTACTAGACACTACCAACTCCTAAacaattgttttcattttctaatttctaaaCTATTTATGGCTACCTAAATAGAACATCAGTATTGCTTATATTACTTATTTCCAAGTAAGTGTATATCATAGAAAATAGAAtacccatatatatatatattttaatgaacaaaaaatcaggtgaaaatttattttcagtgaaCATTTCTTAAACCACTATATAATAAGGTTGTTGCAAAAGAATCTTCTCAAAACTGCTGCCTGACCCATCTTGAGTAAAAGAACCTACTAGTCCATATTTTGTATTATTGCTATAAAACACTTCTCCTCCATAGTAATTAAtcttatataaaaaataattaacaaatGATATGTCAATCAGAACatatgtttttgtttctttggatcTACATTACCCGTTTTACTGGAAACTGGCTAAATTCCTAATAATGCCATTTAACTTCAGCAGGGTTCAGTGGTTACACCTCATATTTTTTCACCTCATTTATTTTCACCTCATATATTCACCTCATATGAACTGTGCTGGTACAAATTCACCTTTCAAGAGAGCCAAGGGGCCTCTCTGttcctcctgcctcagctgTGGTGCATCAAAGGACATGGAGtgacagggctctgctgctgcatgctggacacagctcagctgtaacacagcagtgttttcagcagctttttgcTTTGACATGGGGGAAGCAAACACTAAAATGATCCTGACCTAATGGTCCTTCCTGCACAAGCAGATGAGCTGAAGTGAATACAACACCATGGCTTATACTCCAGTATTTATTTCCACACATCAGTTCCTCGTTCACAGGACAGAACCCAGGTTTAACTAGTTgtaaaaaagctgttttaaacaGGTTCTCAGTCCCAAAGAAACCCTTGAGTGATATTCACAGGCTTCACTCCTAACAGTTTGGAAAAGCCCCAAATAAGCAACATTTCATCCAATACCTGAAAACCAGATTCATTTTGGCAACCCCAACATGATTACTGGGGACAACTGTGCCCTGAAAAAGGCTGATCCCTGCCTGTAGATCAGGACTTAAATTCTTCCATCACTAGTCAGAAGACAAACTTCCAATTAAATGATAGGGAGGTTCTTAGTTATTTTTGGTCCCAGGGTCCGCAGTTTTGAGAAGTGTTAAGTCAAAGACATTTTGCTCCAAGTTTGTCACTATTCAGCACCTGACAGACGACTGACACAGCTCCACTACTGGGAGAAGTACAACAAATCAAGCCTACCAACTACATGAGTATTTGAAGGACATCCATGAAAGTTTCCATGCTGCAAAGAACGAGGGTTAAGAGACCCACTCAACACCACCAGCAACAGCTCCACGTTTCACTAGGACACACCAAATACCAGACTTTAGGAATGGAAGCATCTTGCTAAGCCTTAATCTCCTGCTCCACTGCTCACCACCACCTCCCTCCCACCCACAGCACTGGCAAATTAAATATGCAACTGTACCTTAACAACACCAACTCCACTAACACCACTGCAGCAATAAAAGACCTCAAAACCCACGAGGTAGTCCAAAGAAGCATAGAGTCCTGAAGAACACCACCACAGACACTCTCCAACAGCCACATATCTGGCTCATGCCACACTGAGCACGAGCCTGGCTTTTAAACAATGCCTTGTGAAGGAGGAAATCTGTTGAATGCCAATTCATACATACAGCACTGTAAAACAACCACCACAACTAAGAAGCATCCCTAAGTAAGTTGTATCAAAAATGAATGCTTGCCTTTTCTCTGGCATGACATGCAATGCCCAATTAAAGATTTAAGATGTTGGGGAAGGAAGAAATCAAAGGACAAGCTCTAGTGAAGGGCAGGCAAAATGACACACTAACCAAATGTCACAATTCAAGACTTTAAAATTCTGTATAGCTGAACCCTGTTCTCAAATAAAAAATGGCCTTAATGGTAAGACAGGTGTGTTTTCATTCTCACAGGCAGCTGAATTTCATATGAGATGGTGGTCTGGTACAGCACCCTCAAATACTTAATTTAAGtgtattaatttcattttaagggctgctgcaattttattttatttaactaTTGGTATAACAAACTTTTTCTAGACCATTTGCAAAGAACAAACATTAACAGGTTTCCTAACATTACAATTCAAAACAAGAGTTAGACATTTGGGAAATAAAGTCACAAGTTTTGTGGAAGACAGCAActtcctgcacacagatgtcaGGTAACAACCCCCATTTAATCTTCAATCAAACTATTACAGCTTATGCACTTTGCTCCCTGCCAACAAACAACCTCTGCTGCCAGTAGCTGCCACAGCCATCTCTCACTCCTCCACCTAGCACAGTTAGTTCAGAATAGCCAAgtgaaattacatttaaaaaagaggaaatgcaaTTTCCATGCACAGGCTTGTATAAATAGGTTGAAATAAATGGGGCTCCTTCCCACCTAATCCCCTTTCTGCAGATAAATGCAGTATACCAATATGCCAGACTTTCAAAATATAGCCCAGACTTTTGAGTTACTGTAATAGCTTTTTTCTTACCCAGGAAAAGACAAGCTTTTTTGGCTTCAGTGAATTCAACATCTTAAAGACAGGTTTTCCTCAGTGCATATATGCACCAACTTaacctttgctttgttttttaaataaactgagAAATTCTGCTTGTCATAAAACAAATCCTGTCTTCTGTTACATAACAACTGGTACCacacctttattttcttctataaatGCAAgtacttttttgcttttaaaattgtaCTTTCTActctaaaaaaatctttttttaaaagatgctaCCAATCCTTTAGATCTGTTTTCAGAAGAGCCCAGCAAAAATGCCCAATATTGCCAGTTTCCTGAAGTACACCTTTGCATAACATCTTCCCATTATAAAAGTCAACTTTCTAGCCCAAACCCActtaaataaagttttaaatagATAGTGCCAAATTTCATATTTACAATATAATCTGAAGGCAAATAGAAATCTTTCAAGTTGTGCTTGTTCATGCTGCAGTTATTAAATCTACTTGGAAAACTACATGCTACCCTCTGGCTGATCACCTTAATCCCTTCCTGACAGGCTCTGATGTTGTCATTTGCAGCTGCCCAGCATTCTAACCTCCTCTTTCATCAAGTAGGTAAAGTGGAAAGGTATAAAACATTTAAGGACACTTTAGCATGTGAGTCTTCCTCATGTCCTCGTGTTTAATCAGATGTTGCACCTGGTACTTTAACAGTGAGGTTCCTCCTGGTGTTGGTGACGTGACGCTGCTGCGCCAGGAAGGagcggccgggcccggccccgcagccgccGCTGCTGCCCACCAGCCTGGCTTCCATGCCCAGCTTCTGCAGGCTCAGGCTCTGCAAGAGTTAAACAACAACttcaacaacagcaaaaacagagggaaaacagtTACCCATCCTGCTCATGCTTTCTTAGTATGCACACAGAATTTCTTCTGCTGTATTTCTTAGGTTAGCTAAGATTTAACTGGTACGTGTAGCAAAAGATGTTTCAAAAAGTGGATTTTTGACCCACCTTGTTGTACCATGCAGTTACAATCAGCTTTTCCTCATAGTCACGTAGCTTGGCTATTTTGTATTCATTCTGCAAGGACAAATCTTAGTTAAACCACAAATTTTATCTGCATAA contains the following coding sequences:
- the LOC136560388 gene encoding cytochrome P450 2J2-like codes for the protein MLQFLWDSLSLQTFLIFLFIFLLIADYMKNRNPKNFPPSPLRLPFLGHLYLVDFKDPVGAVQRLVKRYGDIFGMHMGGIKFVMVTGMRLVKEVLVNQGDKFLDRPDLPVDEGIFKKIGLISSNGHLWKAQRRFTLTTLRNFGLGKRSLEERIQEECRYLTDVFRDEQGNPFNPQLKITNAVANVICSLIFGNRFDYHDDDFQRLLKLMNEMTALHGAVSTQLYNNFPSIMKYLPGAHQTIFKYWKVLENFMQEQINKHKEDWNPSESRDYIDSYLLEISKDHNSGTFQEEHLMACSLDLMFAGTETTSSTLRWALLFMAIHPEIQARVQAEIDAVIGQARSPALEDRNKLHYTNAVIHEVQRKGNVIPFNVPRMASEDTYVDGYYIPKGTIITTNLTSLLFDKNEWKTPDSFNPEHFLKDGKFWKNEYFLPFSTGKRACLGELLARSELFLFFTSLLQKFTFQAPPGTTLSPQPMMGIAMAPQPYKICAVPR